A region of Procambarus clarkii isolate CNS0578487 chromosome 93, FALCON_Pclarkii_2.0, whole genome shotgun sequence DNA encodes the following proteins:
- the LOC123746897 gene encoding innexin unc-9: protein MTMSFLLHFSNYLIGGNVPIDDGVDKLNRKYTILILICLSLPLVTKQFAGDPIECFTPTYFTEPQARYVNSYCWTASTYYIIPVDENAREQVTRVHSVNFDDEGGSTAIKGERIKVNYYQWAPIILLVEAGLFYVPFAIWNSTAKNSGIKVGRLLKKVSVISQYTPGHPDRDALIAEFLDQFNTLMGVSKCCPGTVCKFDCNLACGGNPSSSLFVLYMVVKIMYVFNILMQYFLLTVFLGKGYLFHGIEVVEKLINKKEWWTSPRFPLQTLCQVLAAQQGSLRTYTCQCVLPINLFNEKIFSFIWFFFAILLPVTIYSALIWVWRTFTCSRIAFVHYYLWRTRRVGKEDLYNNARKMAVQYLGWDGCLVLRLIEMNHGGTILTVLTERLWEFYEGMERAQQDGGDPEAYLNQRPPIFSCGPYPPPGPSTVTPTPTSAYGFYGKHFLPGTPAPYPGYMWNHQDLATPAYSSYPRIRGKIR, encoded by the coding sequence ATGACAATGTCGTTCTTGCTACACTTCAGTAACTACCTCATCGGTGGCAACGTCCCCATCGACGACGGGGTGGACAAGCTCAACCGCAAGTACACCATCCTCATCCTCATCTGCCTGTCGTTGCCTTTAGTGACGAAGCAGTTCGCTGGCGACCCCATCGAGTGCTTCACCCCGACCTACTTCACCGAGCCTCAGGCCAGATACGTCAACTCGTACTGCTGGACAGCGAGTACATACTACATCATCCCCGTCGATGAGAACGCGCGGGAACAGGTTACCAGAGTACATTCCGTTAATTTTGATGACGAAGGGGGGTCGACAGCCATCAAGGGGGAGCGTATTAAGGTCAACTATTACCAGTGGGCGCCAATCATCCTCTTGGTCGAGGCGGGATTATTCTATGTCCCTTTTGCCATCTGGAATTCGACGGCTAAAAATTCTGGCATTAAAGTCGGTCGCCTGCTGAAGAAGGTGTCGGTGATCTCTCAGTACACACCCGGCCACCCAGACCGCGACGCCCTTATTGCCGAGTTCCTGGACCAGTTTAACACGCTGATGGGCGTCTCAAAGTGTTGTCCAGGAACCGTCTGTAAGTTTGATTGCAATCTGGCTTGCGGCGGGAACCCGTCCTCCTCGCTCTTCGTGCTCTACATGGTCGTTAAGATCATGTACGTGTTCAACATCCTGATGCAGTACTTCCTGCTGACGGTCTTCCTGGGCAAGGGCTATCTCTTCCACGGCATCGAAGTGGTGGAGAAGCTCATCAACAAGAAGGAATGGTGGACGTCTCCCCGTTTCCCCTTACAGACGCTGTGTCAGGTCTTGGCCGCCCAGCAGGGCTCTCTGCGGACTTACACTTGCCAGTGTGTCCTGCCTATCAATCTCTTCAATGAGAAGATCTTCTCCTTCATCTGGTTTTTCTTTGCCATTCTCTTGCCCGTGACCATCTACAGTGCTCTGATCTGGGTCTGGCGCACCTTCACTTGCTCTCGGATCGCCTTCGTCCACTACTACCTGTGGCGGACGAGGCGGGTGGGTAAGGAGGACCTATACAACAACGCCCGCAAGATGGCGGTGCAGTACCTAGGTTGGGATGGGTGCTTGGTTCTCCGGCTGATAGAAATGAACCACGGGGGAACGATCCTCACCGTCCTGACCGAGCGCCTTTGGGAGTTTTATGAAGGGATGGAGAGGGCGCAGCAAGATGGCGGGGATCCTGAGGCTTATTTAAATCAGCGGCCGCCCATCTTCTCCTGCGGGCCGTACCCTCCGCCGGGGCCTTCCACCGTCACGCCCACGCCCACAAGTGCTTACGGCTTCTACGGGAAGCACTTCCTTCCGGGCACGCCTGCACCGTACCCTGGGTACATGTGGAACCACCAAGACCTGGCCACCCCCGCATACTCCAGCTACCCTAGGATACGGGGTAAAATCAGGTAA